A genome region from Deltaproteobacteria bacterium HGW-Deltaproteobacteria-2 includes the following:
- the hypB gene encoding hydrogenase accessory protein HypB, whose amino-acid sequence MEEVRLIEVKEEILADNVKVATEVRERLKKTKTMLLNLMSSPGSGKTSLILQTIANLKGKLRLGVIEADIDSKVDAEKVAAQGISAVQLRTGGFCHLDATMVTQGIDALAVNDLDLIIIENVGNLVCPAEFDTGAHKNVMILSVPEGDDKPLKYPLMFSICDVLLVNKIDYLSLSNFDMAAMRKRVLALNPRITIIEVSCVTGSGIEDWITWLKKEVDSFRQLK is encoded by the coding sequence GTGGAAGAGGTCAGGCTGATAGAAGTTAAAGAGGAAATCCTGGCGGACAACGTCAAAGTAGCTACTGAAGTTCGGGAACGGCTCAAAAAAACAAAAACCATGCTTTTGAACCTAATGTCTTCACCGGGTTCGGGTAAAACCAGTCTGATTCTTCAAACGATTGCCAATCTAAAAGGAAAATTGCGTCTCGGTGTGATTGAAGCTGATATCGATTCCAAAGTGGATGCCGAAAAGGTTGCCGCCCAGGGCATTTCAGCCGTTCAGCTCAGGACGGGTGGATTCTGCCATCTCGACGCTACTATGGTTACTCAAGGTATTGATGCCCTGGCTGTGAACGATCTGGATCTTATTATCATCGAAAATGTAGGGAATCTTGTTTGTCCTGCCGAGTTCGATACCGGCGCTCACAAAAATGTGATGATCCTGAGCGTTCCGGAGGGTGACGACAAACCTCTTAAGTATCCACTGATGTTTTCCATCTGTGATGTACTGCTCGTTAATAAAATTGATTATTTGTCTCTCAGCAATTTTGACATGGCGGCCATGCGTAAACGAGTCTTGGCTTTAAATCCCCGCATCACCATCATAGAGGTTTCCTGTGTAACAGGATCGGGTATAGAAGACTGGATCACCTGGTTGAAGAAAGAAGTGGACAGCTTCAGGCAGTTAAAATAG
- the hypA gene encoding hydrogenase maturation nickel metallochaperone HypA, whose translation MHELPVTESILKVVLKHAEKNSVRQVVSISLQIGKLSDLEDEWIQRYFDYLSKGTLAEGAKLKIERMPIMVQCSACSTSYEAEAASLGDLVCPACGGKNITLVSGREYYIKDMEVQ comes from the coding sequence ATGCATGAACTTCCCGTTACTGAGAGTATTTTAAAGGTTGTATTAAAACACGCAGAGAAAAACAGCGTGCGTCAAGTCGTGTCTATTAGTCTGCAGATAGGTAAACTCAGCGATCTCGAAGATGAATGGATTCAACGCTATTTTGATTACCTGAGCAAGGGCACTTTGGCCGAAGGGGCAAAACTCAAAATCGAGCGAATGCCGATCATGGTGCAATGCAGCGCTTGTTCCACTTCTTATGAAGCCGAGGCGGCAAGTTTAGGTGATCTTGTCTGCCCGGCCTGCGGAGGAAAAAACATCACGCTTGTTTCCGGAAGGGAATATTACATCAAGGATATGGAGGTACAATAG
- a CDS encoding TetR family transcriptional regulator, which translates to MTKTSTREEIIRKGAELIHAQGYNATGLQQILQAVGIPKGSFYFYFKSKEDFGLEIIDYFSAMISGIITHYLGDKKMPPVKRLEKLLEFFENAFQQNGHTMGCPIGNLSLELAGTNERLRVHLKDVIGSLIAQIESCLEEAKRDKSIPASLNTADAACLIFYGFEGAILHMKVVKNIEPFRAFRSYLTGYFENIKA; encoded by the coding sequence ATGACCAAAACAAGTACACGTGAGGAGATCATCCGCAAAGGAGCTGAACTTATTCACGCGCAAGGCTACAATGCCACTGGTCTTCAGCAGATACTTCAAGCCGTGGGTATTCCCAAGGGCTCGTTCTATTTTTATTTTAAGAGCAAAGAAGATTTCGGATTGGAAATCATTGATTATTTCAGTGCAATGATCAGCGGAATCATCACACACTATTTGGGTGACAAGAAAATGCCGCCCGTCAAACGATTGGAAAAATTATTGGAATTTTTCGAAAATGCTTTTCAACAAAACGGACATACTATGGGTTGTCCCATCGGAAATCTCTCGCTGGAGCTGGCAGGCACTAATGAACGTTTACGTGTTCATCTGAAAGACGTAATCGGATCTCTCATTGCGCAAATAGAATCATGTCTTGAGGAAGCCAAGCGCGACAAATCAATACCGGCCAGTTTGAATACTGCTGATGCCGCGTGCTTGATTTTTTATGGATTCGAAGGAGCCATCCTGCATATGAAGGTTGTGAAAAATATAGAACCTTTTCGTGCCTTCCGAAGCTACTTGACAGGATATTTTGAAAACATTAAAGCATAG
- a CDS encoding NADH:flavin oxidoreductase, with product MQFPHLFSSVTINGMTLKNRAVMPPMGTGYGNPDSTVSDRLVAYLSRRAQGGTGLIITEVCAVDARGKGFPNEIGIWSDAFIPGLARIPEALHLFGAKAALQLHHAGRETFEDAIGTIPEAPSAIPSVILGQPCEAMSLERITQLVEAFASAAGRAKEAGFDAVELHGAHGYLLNQFLSPFSNQRDDKYGGSDESRARFVLEIIAAVRKKVGNDFPVWIRVSADELVRGGYDLSFMQKFAPMMVSAGVDAIHCSVGVYSTPGGLSIASMDTEPGFNLFRARALKDVVHVPVIGVGRINNPELADQAIARGDADLISFGRQHLTDPDFINKVRDGALDDIRWCTACNQGCIERLSFEMKSATCSFNPECGGEHKGQAPKAKPSKRVWVIGAGPAGLSAAMAASARGHKVKVFEKEEKPGGQLLSASQPPHKSAFKDWLIWSLRQLKKSSTPVHCQNLISKEEIKQHMPEAVILACGAYPVTLPIPGLDSEKVVDARDVLTGKVELKSPAVVLGAGYVGMETADYLLSKGIPVTVLEMQAFPPVGKLTAHGYWLHKRIKSAGGRLIFGAQVTCIEAGDVRYRQGDTERMENAAMIVTAMGAKSDNSLEDVLKELSIPYIIVGDAKSPRRVLEAIHEGHRAGGEI from the coding sequence ATGCAATTCCCACATCTTTTTTCATCTGTGACCATTAATGGTATGACTTTAAAGAATCGGGCGGTTATGCCGCCTATGGGTACGGGATACGGCAATCCCGACAGCACGGTCAGCGACAGGCTGGTGGCATACCTTTCACGGCGAGCACAGGGTGGCACCGGCCTGATCATAACCGAAGTTTGCGCGGTTGATGCACGCGGCAAGGGTTTTCCCAATGAGATTGGCATCTGGAGTGATGCCTTTATTCCGGGGTTGGCGCGCATTCCTGAGGCATTGCATCTCTTTGGAGCTAAGGCTGCGCTTCAGCTCCATCATGCCGGCCGTGAAACTTTTGAAGATGCGATAGGCACTATTCCCGAGGCACCTTCGGCTATACCCAGCGTTATCCTGGGCCAGCCATGTGAGGCTATGAGCTTGGAACGAATTACCCAGCTTGTCGAGGCCTTCGCTAGCGCGGCCGGACGCGCAAAGGAGGCGGGCTTCGATGCTGTGGAGCTCCACGGAGCTCATGGATATCTTTTAAATCAATTCCTTTCTCCCTTTTCCAATCAACGCGATGATAAATACGGAGGGAGCGATGAAAGCCGCGCGCGGTTTGTTTTAGAAATTATTGCGGCGGTGCGTAAGAAAGTAGGTAATGATTTTCCTGTCTGGATTCGCGTATCGGCCGATGAACTGGTACGCGGCGGGTATGATTTGTCCTTCATGCAGAAATTTGCGCCAATGATGGTGTCTGCCGGAGTTGATGCCATTCATTGTTCCGTGGGAGTTTATTCCACACCCGGCGGTTTGTCCATCGCTTCCATGGATACAGAGCCCGGTTTCAATTTGTTCCGTGCCCGCGCGCTTAAGGATGTTGTACATGTGCCTGTTATTGGCGTGGGGCGTATCAATAATCCGGAACTGGCCGATCAGGCTATCGCGCGGGGCGACGCCGATCTTATAAGTTTTGGACGTCAACATCTTACCGATCCCGACTTTATCAACAAGGTTCGCGATGGAGCTCTTGACGATATACGCTGGTGCACAGCCTGTAATCAGGGGTGTATTGAGCGCTTGAGTTTCGAAATGAAGTCGGCTACCTGCAGTTTCAATCCCGAATGCGGCGGCGAACATAAGGGGCAAGCCCCCAAGGCAAAACCTTCCAAGCGCGTATGGGTCATCGGTGCCGGACCGGCTGGTTTGTCGGCTGCTATGGCGGCATCAGCGCGTGGGCATAAAGTAAAAGTATTTGAGAAGGAAGAAAAACCCGGAGGGCAGTTGTTGTCAGCCAGCCAGCCGCCGCACAAATCGGCTTTCAAGGACTGGCTTATCTGGTCGCTGCGTCAGCTGAAAAAAAGTTCCACACCTGTTCATTGTCAAAACCTGATCAGCAAAGAAGAAATAAAACAACATATGCCTGAGGCTGTGATCCTTGCCTGCGGTGCATATCCGGTCACGCTTCCCATCCCCGGCCTTGACTCAGAAAAGGTGGTTGATGCCCGTGACGTTCTTACAGGCAAGGTTGAACTTAAAAGTCCGGCTGTTGTTCTGGGAGCTGGTTATGTGGGTATGGAAACAGCTGATTATTTGCTATCCAAAGGTATACCTGTTACGGTTCTCGAGATGCAGGCATTTCCTCCGGTTGGAAAGTTAACGGCACATGGATACTGGTTGCACAAACGCATCAAAAGTGCCGGTGGCAGGCTGATCTTTGGTGCTCAGGTAACATGCATTGAAGCAGGAGATGTGCGTTATCGCCAGGGAGATACAGAACGTATGGAGAATGCAGCTATGATAGTGACTGCCATGGGTGCCAAGTCGGATAATTCTCTGGAAGATGTGCTCAAAGAGTTGAGCATTCCCTATATAATAGTTGGTGACGCCAAAAGTCCTCGCCGCGTTCTGGAGGCTATCCATGAAGGCCACAGAGCAGGGGGAGAAATATAG